In one Chroicocephalus ridibundus chromosome Z, bChrRid1.1, whole genome shotgun sequence genomic region, the following are encoded:
- the NREP gene encoding neuronal regeneration-related protein: MVNQPRLTIWVSQKIFPTSQGDGGFPKGSLPISKEVNRKKKSEVEGACLVPVNGYGHHFTKINYLYCF, encoded by the exons GTTAATCAACCAAGGTTAACGATTTGGGTAAGCCAGAAAATCTTTCCAACCAGCCAAGGGGATGGGGGATTTCCAAAG GGAAGTCTCCCCATCTCGAAGGAAGTAAACCGCAAGAAGAAAAGTGAGGTGGAAGGGGCATGCCTCGTTCCAGTAAATGGCTATGGACACCATTTCACCAAAATCAATTACCTCTACTGTTTTTAA